The Solanum lycopersicum chromosome 2, SLM_r2.1 DNA window GCAGCATCCTTCTGCACAAATGACAATGAAGAAACCTCTGAAAACGGGCCAAATGGTGTTTGCCCGACACTCCACGTATAGTCTACTAGAGTACTGTTGTGTCTTGGGCTCCAGACTAAATGTGTTGGTGAGACCCCCCACATGCTCTGTAAGATGGAACCTAAAATGGGCCTCTCTAATTCACGAGTCTGGGTAAACACATGACGCCCATTACAGCTATAATCACTCACAGTCTGTGTACTCTTTGTCCTGACTGCTATAACCATATCCTTAAAGGCCACAGACTGATGATAACGATCAAGCATCAGAATTGAACTGACATCCaaatcaaaaacataaactGGAAGTATCCTTCCACCAAAGTCCTCCTCAGGAACCTTAGCAATCCGCCTAAACTCAGCAGCCGACTCAGACAATGTCTGGTGTAAACGCTTAGAGTCCAGGTATTCACTGACAATCAGTGTATAGTTATCAAACAGGTACCTAGAAGTATATGAGGTAGCTGCCCTTGAAATGGCAAACGAACAGATAGGGCACTCTGCTAAATTCACGTCATACTTCTTAAATCTCAAAGATTGATCTCCAAACAACAATCCATTCTCATTTACTTCATCCATAAAATTCCTCTCTATCAGCTTCCAGTCTAACCCAACGCTATCCTTATTATCCGAAGAACCATATATGTGTATAAACTCAACAATCAAAGAATTCTCAAACGGGATAGGGATACGCAAAGAGGGCACGAGAAGAACCTGATAAGCACTCCAAACCAGTGAGGCCAAATCGGAAAGCAGAGCCTTTTGGGACTTGGGTCGGCCGTGCAATGTAGCAAATGGATGAAACTCGCCACGAGGAAGTACACCATCGCCGGACAACGCCGGGCCATAATCAACCGGACCGGCCCCCAAATCAATCCACAAATATCTCTCTTTTCCGGTCCACACAGTGCCCAAACACTTGGTGAAAGCAGGGGATGGATCGCCAGGCGTATAGCTATAAGCGTAGGGTTTCGACTGGGAGCCCAAATTGAGAATATATATGTAAATCCCACTAATGGGTTTctctttttcaaaatcttgtttgaCAATTTCATCAACTATGGAGTGAGGGACAGAGGCAAGCACGGATCTGAAAGAGGAAGGTACAGTGGCGAGATGGGTCTTGAGGGTTTCAGAAAGACGTGAAGagagagaagaaggagaaagagtCACATCAAGATGAAGTGAATGGGATATAGAGAGGTGATGAGATGGTTGAAAAGAGAAAGGGGTGATGACGTGGAACTGATCGGAAGAAATTGCCGATGTGAGAAATGAAGAAAGCTGAGATTTGGCAGAAGAAGAGAAGTTGCTACCAACAAGCTTGACGGTGATGGGGACGGAAACTTGTAGGTTGAGGAGAGAAGAAGGGATGGGTGGGTGATGTATGGAGGGTTGAGAGAGATGCTTCTTGAGAGAAGAAGGAAGAGAGAGGAATGAATCGTTTGTAGCTGTCGGGTCAACCCGAGATTGTTGGTTGAGGAAGGAGTCTAGTCCCAGGATTGGGGCGGCGGTGGTGGCGGTGACGAAGAGttgaaggaggaggaggaggagaacgCCGGTGACGCCGGTGATCGGAGGCATTTCGGAGTTTGGGAATCCGGGGGGATAGGGTTTGGGGGTTTGGGCAAAATATGATGTTGGTTCAGTTGACGGAATTGGAAGTGGAGGACTGAGGGTACCAGCTGCGGAAGCTAGTCAAttacttgattattatttttaatttattttggaacggaaaaaaaataatccctttataaaatagtcaaaaataaCTATAGGTACAAAAGGAAAATGTTTGTAGAAAAATACGtggttattttttttcaaaaaaaatgtgtcCCAACTTTTATAGACaagtaaattattatattgaaattttttatattatctatAGGAAAGGTGTGTTGTTGGGTAAAAGTAGAAGCGTGCAAAAATTgaattgatcaaattaataaaatgttattggtttattattattgtgttagcaaatttttaatggttttgttaataaaaattatctagTATCGATtcgatattaatttttaatattgggTTATTGATATATCGATAATCCATTAGGATGATAGTAATTTATTAGTTACTGCTTTGTCCatgcataaatattaaatattaatttcagTACATTACTTGTTTGCTCACTAACGTTTAAATTCACACTTTACATTAACTTTGAGTTCACATATTCACGTTATACAAAACATCAAAACCTAAAGTATGAACCATATTCTCTTAATCTATCTTCGTTTTGCACATATATAGTTTTTTCATGTCGGttattattgttttgattttatgaGTGTTTTGTAAATTTGTATTATTGTCTTGTCATATCAAATTACTAGAGAGGTCATGTATTCATTTAAGATAAAAGTTACGTGGATAAGCAAacatatgttaattaattaactaacatAGCTATAGTTTTAATCAATTACAGCTAGCATTTTGTAATTATACcgtctttctcctcttttttacatatacaaatactaattatacatacatatacacaaTTATATGAGAGATATACTAGCTTCTATCCACACTCTGCTCCTCTCTAGTTCACCTCTCTCTTCCCTCTCGCAATCTCTCTTGCTTCTCTCCTCCATTTCTCAATCTTGCTCGTCtttctccttcattttttaAGTTTCGCTcgtcatatataaaaatacacatGTGTATACCgattacatatatacaattatctacaATACGTCTCTCTCCACTATTtaccctctctcgctcgcctctctccctcCCATCCTGATCACGCTCGCCTTTCTTATCcttctctcaatctcgctcactagatatacaaatacatatgtataatagttagatatatacaattatttgacaaatatacTTGTACACTTTGTTAGATCTACATATACAATTCGTCTCTCTCATTATTTATTCCCCTGTCACTCACCTTTTTCCTTCATCTCCCAATCTCGCGCGCGTCTCTCGTCTAACTAGTGTACTATTCTTTCAAAGAATCACTCAATTCTACTAACaagataaatatgaaattatgataaaatttcaGTTAACAAatcaattgaattattaatagaaatagaaaaactCACATTAATATGCTATACTATGTTAAAATATTTGCTAGTTTTGCATTActtgttaaaaaaaaacatattgtagCATTACttgttttcaaagaaaaaaagttacgtattattttaaaggaatgcatattttttctaaaagcttttcagtatttttatttttcttatctaatgtttagaatttcattttatattctaTAATATGGTcctttgttgttgtagttgtgtAAAGTTGccaacatattttattattttcttcccATAATACTTTGTAATATGCTAAATATTGAAGTTTGTGCTTTTACGGGTCTagtaaatattattactatttattttgTCTCAATTAAATGATATGATGAAATTTTGAGAGAGAAttaatctttttataattataaataatttaaattattaattattgtgaggtatatatatatatatttttttgatgataCTCTGTGAGATAAAAAGGCCTGGCATAGATCATAGCTGAGGGGTTTTATTTAggttaaaattcaaagaaaagttAACATGTATATGTCTTCCTTGTAGAGTTTAGTAGGGGAAGAGGGAAATTTTCGAGAATCGAAAGATGGATGAGACTTCATCGCCACCGGCAACTGGAAATAGCTCCACCAGCCTAACAGACGTCGACATGGACGCGTTAGTTCACTGTGCAAGTTACCTGAATCTTCAAGACGTATCGAACATGGCCATGTCCAGTAAATATCTTCAAAAAGCCGCGTATTCAGACCCAGTCTGGGAATCCCTTTTCAGGTTGTAATTACTTTTTTCCAACTCTTTCTTTACACCCCGGCTAATTATTGGATAACGATTGGATAAAGATACAATCCTGCTTCCTAATGAGAATGACCCTATGAGCACACTATTGTTCATCGAATTGGAAAAATGGATTACCTCTTTGTACAGATTTGAGGTTCTGAATAAATGTGCATAAACCggtatgttttttttgtttttgttttttataacaAGGAAACCTGCAGCGCTACCCTTTGGCCCTCACAGGTAAAacccgctcctatgcaatagctcacgGACCTAGGTTTTTGAACTTGAGTCCTCCGACAtggaaattatttataattataaaaagcaaggggtttgccttttGGTTCGAGCTCGTCTCCGGGGGGAGGGGGTTACACCTCTTGTGTGATTTGTGAGGTATTGCGTAGGAGTAGGGTTTTACCGTGTGTGCACCCAAAGGGTAGCAGTTGCGGGTTcgcttaaaaggaaaaataaattatagaacACATTAGCTCAAATAAAGGATGATTATGGAAAATCGATCTATCTATCAATGAAGCCTCAATATGAAACTAGTGGAGgttaataaatcatatatattaagaGGACATGTAATTTGACTATCTTGAAACTACCCTGCAACCCTCTCATTTATCCGGTGTAGTTATGCTTAGCAAACTCACATCGCCAGTTATAGTTAAGGAAAACCATTGTCTATCTGTATAGAGGCAGAACAGGGAATGCATACTTTTTTCTGGAATTGCAGCTGCTTGTGCTCCTGGAAAATCACCTCCTAAACTTTCTGATTTGCAACATTTTGCTGAACAGAGGGGACTTTATCTGTGTAAATGCGGAGTACATGAAAAAAGTCACTTCCTTTTGCTTGATAACTTTGCACAATcattctcttttcctttttgtgtTTGATTGATATCTGCATTCTTCTTTCTCTTAGATCAGTATGATTAGTGTTATCCTGCAAACATGAATGTGCTTTATGAAGCTGTCACTTTCTTGTTATGGGGAGGGAAGTAGGCAAAAAATTGGTTATTGAACGTCTTCCAACTGTGAAGCTTTGGCATTATCGATGAGAGAAAATACATGGACATTAAGTGGCCTTGGCAACACTACAGCGtgactataattttttttcctgttcttttttaactttttttgtgCAAGATGGAAATGTGTGGAGATCGTTTCTTAGAATTTTTTGAAGGCAAGTGATTTTGCCTGAACTTCTAAGAGCTTGAGCTTGTAAATGAATAAATTCCAAAATCAAAACTGAAGTAGTGCATATTCCAGTACACAATCAAAAATTAAAGGCAACTTGTAACTGCTTAGGATATCCTTAAGTCATATATCTTCTAAGATATTGGCAAAATTTATCTTCTGAGGAGTGAGGACGAATAAAAAAGGATATCTTCTTAGATTTTGGGATCCTTGGTTTCtgaataattaacataaaattggAGTTTTTGTTGCATTGGAAGCTAAAGAATGTTCAGAAGTAACTTTTTCCTTTTAAGCTAATTATGAGAAGTAATCTCAAAGATGCTACAAAAGTATTTATGATTGGAAACTGTGACTGGCTGGTCTGTTATCAACATATTCTCTGCTTTGTTTTCAGTATTTAATTGCTTGTGGGTTTCTTGGAGAGTAGTACTAATCTCATGTTCTGCAGACAGCAGTGGTCTCCACTAGTACCTTCTGGCTTATCACACACATCAACTGAGAGGGAATTATACCTTTCCAGGCGTACTGATGTGCTGCAATTCAAGTTCATTGACCCTGAAGTTGTAAACTTTCCTATCAGGGCAAAGCCTCATGAAAATCTGTGTCTTGACAAAGACAATATCATATTTTCTGAGGTAGTATATCTACCATTTATTCGAATTCCTGTCATACAACTCAAAGTGCTTGTTTTAATTGATTCTTCAGTCCTTGTTAAATACTACAGCAATTTATGAGAAGTATGAGTATAAGAATGAAGGATGTGTTTTAGTATTATTTTGTACCCTAAGGAATGTTGGTGTCTAGCCGCTCAAGCTTTAttatcttttcctttttgtAGGAGATTTGATGTTATTACATGTTTCTATGACCTCACACAGGTTATCAGTTGTGTAAAGTATTTATTTAGCACAAAGGGGGGACTTAACATTGTGTataactttcttttctttcttgccCCTTGAAAGTCGATGTTGGGCAACCagttttaaaatgagatataGCAGGACTTTCGAGAAGCTGTGATTGTGAACTTGACATTTCCAATTTTCCCTCTCTTCTGGCTCATTGGTTCCATCATGATTTGTACTAACTTTACTTTAGATCTTCTAGGTTTATATCTTTATTGTCCGATTTATTGCTTCCATGAGTATGAGAAGAGAAGATACCAGCTGCCCATAATGAATCTTCCTCAGTATGTTTTGCATCTAGATATGTGAAGTGATTTTTAATTTGACAGGCTACTTAGAAGGTAACTGCCCCTTGATTTAGTTTGTGCTGCACTCCCCCTGACTTTTGTTTCCTTGAATGGAAAGAAATTCATTGCCACTTCCGACTTTTGCAACATGCTAAAAGACTGATACTTGAGCAGCATTACTTCTCTGGACTGTGATTCAATTGCTACTTCCGATTTTCTGCAGCATCCCTTAAGATCTGATATCTC harbors:
- the LOC101259498 gene encoding uncharacterized protein, producing MPPITGVTGVLLLLLLQLFVTATTAAPILGLDSFLNQQSRVDPTATNDSFLSLPSSLKKHLSQPSIHHPPIPSSLLNLQVSVPITVKLVGSNFSSSAKSQLSSFLTSAISSDQFHVITPFSFQPSHHLSISHSLHLDVTLSPSSLSSRLSETLKTHLATVPSSFRSVLASVPHSIVDEIVKQDFEKEKPISGIYIYILNLGSQSKPYAYSYTPGDPSPAFTKCLGTVWTGKERYLWIDLGAGPVDYGPALSGDGVLPRGEFHPFATLHGRPKSQKALLSDLASLVWSAYQVLLVPSLRIPIPFENSLIVEFIHIYGSSDNKDSVGLDWKLIERNFMDEVNENGLLFGDQSLRFKKYDVNLAECPICSFAISRAATSYTSRYLFDNYTLIVSEYLDSKRLHQTLSESAAEFRRIAKVPEEDFGGRILPVYVFDLDVSSILMLDRYHQSVAFKDMVIAVRTKSTQTVSDYSCNGRHVFTQTRELERPILGSILQSMWGVSPTHLVWSPRHNSTLVDYTWSVGQTPFGPFSEVSSLSFVQKDAARRNVLLTSLNFSISSALEVFESISAHGGERKLLKHNQLTEFMQRWNLFKYKLDKAVSALSHFDFEMALYYLRASDHDIYAIHSLVYHASQELEASLVCFKDPPFPWASVSMSAGVFIFLLYVWAKRDKFFSNKRKQF